In Asticcacaulis sp. SL142, the sequence GGCGCATCTGGAAACCGTTCGCCTGATCCGTGAGCGTAAGCGCCTGAAATCCCTGCCGATCTATGACCTGACAGGTGCGGATGCGCCGCAGGCCTTGGGGCCGCGCGGGGACTATGCCAACAAGCACGTCTATGCCCAGAACGGCAATCCGCCGCGCCCGCATTTCGAGGGGGCGCATAAGGGCCTGAATGGTCTTAAGCCATGGGTAGTCACTGAATTTGGCTATGCGACCTATCCCGAAATCGACTGGCTGGTCATCGGGGTCGATGAACGCACCCAGGCCAAGGGCATACTGATGGGCCTTTTTGATGCCTACCATCTGGGGGCGTCGAGCATATATCTCTATGAACTTCTGGATCAGAAGCTGGAGCCGCATCGTGAGATGCACTTTGGGCTGTTTGATTACCACTATAAGCCCAAACCGGCGGCGACGGCTGTGCGCAACCTGATCCGCATCATTGAGGACAAGGCTGGCGGCGCTAAGGACTTCACGCCGCGTCCGCTTGAGGTCCGCCTGAGCTTGCCGGAAGGAACCTTCGCGCTGGCGCTCGATAAGGCGAATGGGGTGACGCAACTGGTGATCTGGCGCGAAACCCAGATCTGGGTCCGTGAGGCGGGGAAGCGCAAGGATAATCCAACGGTGCCCTTGGCGGTCAAGCTGCCCGATGGGGCCAAGGCCCGCGCGCTCTATGATCCGCTGATTAGCGACGAACCGGTCAAAACCTATGGCGGTGAAGGGCAGGTGACTGTCGATCTGCCTGATTATCCGGTCATACTCGAATTTAGCCGGTAATCAGCGGTTTGAACGTATCGATCACCGCGCGATAGGACTCGCGCTTGAACGACACGACCCGGTCCATGACTTTATCGAGATCACACCATTCCCAGGCCTCAAACTCCTGCTCACCGTGGGCTTGCAGGTTTACCTCAGAATCGTCGCCCAAAAAGCGGTAGGCGAACCATATCTGCTTCTGGCCCCTGAAATTGCGACCGATCTTTTTCTGTGCCAGCACTTCGGGCGGGAAATCATAGATGACCCAATCCTGTGTGCGGCCGATCAGTTCGACCGAGGTCATGCCGGTCTCTTCATAAAGCTCGCGCTTGGCGGCGGGCTCCAGTTCTTCGCCGTCATCGACCCCGCCTTGCGGAAACTGCCAGACATAGGCCCCGGTCATGCCAAAGCGATGGCCCAGCCATACCTTGCCGTCACGATTGACCACCACAATGCCGACATTGGGGCGGTAAGCTTTCAGATGATCTTCGTTCATCGGCGCGTTATAGCCGAAGCTGGGGCCAGTTGCAGCCCTTTTTGATTGAGCGTTTGCGTCCACTTAATCGCCGCCGCGACCGTCACCGGATAGGCAAAGCCGGTACCCAGCGCCTGCCCACGGCTTTTGGCGGCGGTCTCTAACCCTGCTAGTTGCGCCTGAATGGCGGCGGCGGTCAGGGACTGATCGATGATGCGGTCGGCACTGGCGCGCGGCATGTTGGCAGCGGCACCGTCAATAGCGCGGCCCTGACCATCATCAATGAAGGCAAGGCCCCGCGCCCGCAGGCTGCCGGTCAGAGCGCCGACACCGGTGCGATCTTTCAGGAAGGCGCTGCCCTGATAGTTGGTGACGCCGAAATAGCCGGTAGCGCGGCCCAAAACCCGGTTTAGGCGCAGATTAAGGTCATCAGCGCGGGTATTGATCAAAAGGGTGTCCGGGCCGGTGTCATTATCGGGGTAGTTGACCGGCTGCATCGGGATTTCGATCAGAACTTCGTGGCCCTGAGCGCGCGCCAGATCAATCCAGGTCTGCAGATTATCGGCATAGGGCACAAAGCTTAAGGTCACATCGGCGGGTAATTGCTCAATCGCGGCCTTGGTGGTGGCGGGATTGATGCCTAAGCCGCCAACAATCAGGGCGACCATCGGGCGACCATCACTGCGGAATGGGCGGGCATAGGCCTGCGCCGGGGTCTGGCCATTCGGCCCGATGGCTGGCAGCGGGCCTTGGGGTGACGGTTGTGATAAACCTGAAATGGGCGCGGGCGGCAGAGGCTGGGCGCTCAGTTTCGGCGCATTGGCCGTGCTGCCATCACCGCCGGGCAGGGTAATGACCGCTCGATTATCAACCGGCTGACCATTGGCGTCCAGCATGCCTACGGGGGCATCGGCAAACAGACCCAGAGAGTCGATGGTAAAGGCATCGGCCCCGGATGGGGCTACGGGTACATCCGTCGTAACCGCTGCGGTGGCTGGTTTTTCTTTCGACATTTTAACGCGGATGCTGGGGGAACCGGCGTCCGGATCGGAGGACAGGGCGATAAAGGTGGCACCCAACCCCAGAAACACCACAAGCGCCAGACTTGGGGCCACATAGGGTTTACTGAGGGTGGCCAGAACGGGAGCCAGCCTGGTCTTAAGGTCAAGGCCGGGTTTGGCCGGTGTCTTACCAAACACCGATCCTGCCGCTGCGCTTGTGGCCTTAAATTTAGCGAACATCTGACGTACCCGAAAGCGCATCGTAAAAATAAACGCGCATATTAGATCATTGACCTAATATGCGCGACTCACAGTTAACAAAGACTAACGAAAGTTAAATTTGTCAGGGTTTCGGCGTGGCGGGTTTCGCCGGTTCAGCGGGTGTTTCCGGTGGCTTGGCCGGGGCTGCTGGCGTTGCAGGCGTGGTCTTCACCGGATCTTTGGCAGCGGCGGCCTTGGCTTGCATCTTCTTTTCAAAGCGCGAACCGGGCTTGGCGTCTGCGGCGGCGGCGTAGGCCTTACCGCGCGGGTGGGCTGCGGCCATTTTGACATCGCCATTATAGCCCAGAACATCAAGGGCGCGCGCCAGTTGGAAGTCACCGGCTTTGGTATCATAATCCTCTGGCGGCACCTCGGAGACCTCGTGCTTTTCACGGCGGGCCTTGCCTTCGTCGGCATCGAGCGCGTTTTTATAGGCGGCTTCCGAATACTGGAAGGCCGAAGAGGCGATAATCTTGGCCTGCTCCTTGGTTTGGGCTACCTCAAGATCCGGCTCTATGCCGGTTTTCTGGATCGACCGGCCAGACGGCGTGAAATAGCGGGCGATAGTCAGTTTGACGGCACGGCCTTCGCCCAGATCCATCACGCTCTGGACCGAGCCCTTACCAAAGGTCGTAAGACCGACGATCGAGGCGCGCTTTTGATCCTGCAAGGCACCGGCAACGATTTCCGCCGCTGAGGCCGAGCCCGGATTAGTCAGCACGACGATGGGCAGGCCCTTCATCATGTCGCCCTTTTTGGCGTGATAACGCACGATATCGGAGGTGTCGCGCCCACGTTGGGAGACGACTTCGCCGCCTTCCAGGAACATATCGGCCACGCCTACGGATTGATCAAGCAGACCGCCCGGATTGTTGCGCAGGTCGAGCACCAGACCTTTGAGCTTATGTTTGGCCTTAAGCTCGGTCAGGGCGTCGCGGGCTTCCTTGGCGGTGTTTTCGTTGAACGAAGAAATACGCAGGTAGCCGAAATCGCCTTCCATGCGCGCCTTGACCGATTTGACGTTGATGATCTCGCGCGTCAGGGTGACATCAAACGGCTCATCGCGGCCTTCGCGGACGATGGTGATGGTGATGTCGGTCTTGGGCTCGCCCTTCATCTGGGAGACGGCGTCATTGAGCCGCTGCCCCAGGATCGAGGTGCCGTTGATGGCCGTGATATAGTCGCCGGACATGATCCCGGCCTTGCTCGCCGGGGTGTCGTCCATAGGGGTGACGACCTTGACCGCGCCGTCTTCGGACTGCACCTCAAGGCCAAGACCGCCGTAGGAGCCGCGCGTTTTTTCCTTAAGATCAGTAAAATCTTCGGCGGGCAGATAATTTGAGTGGGGGTCGAGGGACGACAGCATGCCCTCAAGGGCGGCTTCGATCAGTTTTTTGTCGTCGGTTTCGACCACATAGTTCTGCTGAACGAGGGCGAGGACGTCACCAAACAGCTCCAGCATCTCATAGGTGTCGGATTTTGGCGAGAATACCGGCTGGTTGGCATAGGCCATAGCACCAACCCCCAAGGCCAGTGCCGCAACGCCACCCGTCAAAAACTTCTTCATAAACGCTGTCCAAACAAAGATATGCCGCAACTGGCCTAACATCATAGGTTACGAGCCTTGCCATAATTTACAAGGGGGCGAGGCGGGTGACCGTAAAATTATCCAGACATGCAACTATGGCGTAACAGAGGCAAACAGGCGGTTAACGCTCAAGATGCCGCCAGATCAAAGCGCGCATTGGGGTTTACCGGCGTCTCACCCCGGCGCAGCTCCAGATAAAGTTCGGTCTTTTTTGACGACAGGTTGGGCATGCGCCCGACCGGCTCACCGGCGATCACGGTCTGGCCCGCATCGACATAGACCCGCCCAAGGCCGGTCAGGACGATCCGTTCATCCGCGCCGGTGCGCACGATCACGACCTGCCCATAGGTATCGAGTGGCCCGGCATATTCGACCGTGCCGCCACCGGGGGCTGTCACCTGCGCGCCGGGGGCCGATTCCAGCGTCAGGCCGCGACTGCCGTCCACGCCGAAATCACCGACCTTGCGACCCAGCAGAGGGGCTTTGAGGCGGGTATCTTTTGTGGCCCCCAACAGTCCCTTAAGCGGCAGATTACCGCGCAGCCGGTCGGACTGGCTTTTCAGCAACAGGGCCTGACGTTCCGCCGCATCGGCTTCGCGCAAAAGCTGGTCTTCCAGACCGTATTTTTCCGCGATCAGAGCTTCGATTTTGGCCTGCTGTTCCGACACGTCGCTCTCAGACACGAACAGGGCTTCCGATTGCAGGGCGGCGGCGCGGCGGACATTGATCAGGGTTTTGTTCTGTTCGGACAGTTTGGCGGCGCGCAGTTTCAGCTCCGGCGTAATTTCCTTCATGATGATGGCGGCAACCACGGCGTCATTGGCGCGGCGTGACGACACAAAAATCGCCGGTGGCGGATTGCGCGAATAGAGTTGCAGGGCCGACAGCAGCCGCGACTGCTTGGCCCGTACCGCCCCCAGCCTGCGGGTCAGGTCGGCTTCCATCTGATTGAGGGTCTCAAGCTTGGCGCGGTAGATGGCGCTGCGTTTTTCGGAAGCGCCCTGCTGGCGTGAGATCGCGACGATCTGCTCACGCAACTTTTCGATCTCGGAGGCAATCTGGCGGGCCGACGCGCGGCGGGTTTCGGTCGTGCGTTCAGCCGCTTTCAGGCGGGCATCGATGGCGTCAAGTTCGGCCTGCGCCTGTTTGGACAGCGGGGGTTTCGATTGGCTCATCACAGGGACAGCCACCAGCACGACCGCGCTCATGGCTGCTGCCGCCAGACCGGTAAACCTTATGACCCTGTTTGACCGCCAAATCATGACGCAGAGATACCGCGGAACGGCGGCGCGCTCAATCCCGATGATAGGGTGACCCGGCAAGGATGGTGGTGGCGCGGTACATCTGTTCGGCCAGCATAAGACGAACCAGAGCATGGGGCCAGGTCTGAGGGCCAAAGGCCAGCGAAAAGGCGGAGGTCTTCACCAGTTCCGGATCAAGACCATCGGCCCCGCCAATCACAAACGCCATCTTGCGCTCACCGCGATCCTTGAACTTATCGATACGGGTGGCGATCTGGCGTGAGGTCAGAAGCTCCCCGCGTTCGTCGCAGGTGACGATGGCCACACCCTCGCCGAGGGCGGCCAGAATGGCTTCGGCTTCCTGAGCTTTCGTGGGGGCCTTATTGGTTTTCTTAGTCTCGATTTCGAGCAGTTCAGCAGGCCCCAAACCTAAAGCGCGCCCCGTATTGGAGGCGCGCTGAAGGTAGTCACGGGCAAGGGCATTTTCAGGGGTCGAACCTAAGCGCCCGACCGCCGCCAATATTAGCTTCATATGAGCGGGCGATTAGTTGGTAGAAACCGTATGGCCAGTGCCGGTCGCGGAAACCGACCAGATTTTCTCAATGTTGTAGAAGGCGCGCACTTCCGGGCGGAACAGGTGTACGACCACATCACCCACATCGATCAATACCCAGTCGCACGCCGGAAGGCCTTCGATCTTGGCCTTACCGTGTCCGGAGTCCTTAAGCGCGCGCAGCACATGGTCAGCCAGAGCGCCGACGTGGCGATGCGAACGGCCCGACGCGATGATCAGGGTATCGGCCATGGACGATTTACCGCGCAGGTCAATGCAGACGATATCCTGCGCCTTATCGTCATCCAGACGGTTGAGGATGAGGGTTTCAAGCGCCAGATCTTCGCCGTCCGCCGGGGACAGGCTACTGAGATCAATGGCAGAGTCGCCGGTATCAGCGAGGGTGGACGGGGCCGTTTCGGCCGGTTGACGAGACAGTGTCATGGTTCCTTAGATTACAGATAGTGCGCAGACCTTAGCACATTAAATCGCCAAGGTCATCCGCGTTGGTTAGGGCTGTGGGTAATTTTAGAGCGTTTTCCCATCAAATGGTATCATTTGATGGATACGAAAGAGCGACCACCTCTATGTGACCGCTTTACGCCGTAAATTACGTAATGCCGTCGATGAGGCGGTATGGAGCGGGCCGGTCAGATAGGTCCAGGCTGGAACCTTTTGACGGGCAAGGGTTTTGGCCGCGGTTTGCGGGTGGCGGGCATGGGCAAAACGGCGTGCGGTCGGTGAGAAACGGCTGTTCATCAAGGCACCCGGCCGCGACACTATGGCCATCGGGATCATATGGGCGATCTGCGTCCAGCCGCGCCAGCGATGGAATGAGGCCAGACTGTCGCCGCCCATGATCCAGACAAACCTGACGCCGGGATAGCGGGCTTTGAGGGCGCGTAGGGTGTCGAGCGTATAGTTCGCCTTAATGCGGGTTTCAAAATCAGATATTATGTCACGCGGCCCGATGAAGGGGCGAATGGCGTCGATGCGGTCGGACAGAGGTGCAGTTTCATGGTTTGATTTCAAAGGGTTCTGCGGAGATACCAGCCAGATGATCTTATCCAGCCCCAAGGCGATGCGCGCGGTATTGGCGACATGGGCATGGCCTTCATGGGCTGGATTAAATGAGCCGCCGAACAGCCCGATGGTCATGCCGCGCTCCAGATGCAGGCCGGTACGCAACGCACCGGGCCGCACAGAATGATAAAGAGGGGCGGGACCGGCGAACCACATGATGTCTGATTTAGTTGTCCCACGGGGTGTAGGGGGCGGCTTCCGGCGTATCGTCGCTGTCCTCAGTCACCGTTGACTTACCGCTGATGATACCGAACGCGACAAACAAAAGTTCGCGCACACCTTCTCCGGTCACGCCGGAAATCAGGTAGGGTGTCTTCTTGGCGGCTTTTTTCAGCGCCTTGGCCAGCTCTTTGCGGGCGTCGGCATCCATGGCGTCAACCTTATTGATCGCCAGGATTTCGGGACGTTCGGCCAGTTCAGGATCGTACTTCTTAAGTTCCTTGCGGATAATCTTATAGGCGCCGATCGGGTCTTCCTGTGTACCGTCCACCAGATGGATCAGCACCTTGGTACGCTCAACGTGGCCCAGAAAACGGGTGCCCAAGCCTGCGCCATCAGATGCGCCTTCGATCAGGCCCGGAATATCGGCAATCACAAAGCGCTGCTCCGGCCCCAGATCGACCACCCCCAGATTGGGCGTGAGCGTCGTAAACGGATAATCCGCAATCTTGGGCTTGGCCGCCGAAGACGCAGCCACAAAGGTCGATTTACCGGCGTTTGGCAATCCCAGCAATCCCGCATCGGCGATCAGTTTCAGGCGCAGCCAGATCCAGCGTTCTTCGCCGTCCTGACCCGGCAAGGCAAAGGTCGGGGCCTGATTGACCGGGCCCTTGAATCGGGTATTGCCCCAGCCGCCGTTGCCGCCCTTGGCCAGCATATATTTTTGACCGGCCGTGTCGAGGTCGACGATCAGGGTTTCCTGATCTTCTTCAAACACCTGCGTGCCGACCGGGACTTTCATGATGATGTCTTCGGCATTGGCGCCGTGCATCTGGCGGCCCATACCGTGGGTGCCGGTCTTGGCCTTGAAGTGCTGCTGATAGCGATAGTCGATCAGGGTGTTCAGGCCCTCGACCGCTTCGATCCACACGTCGCCGCCCTTACCGCCGTCGCCGCCGTCGGGGCCACCGTTTGGAATAAACTTTTCACGGCGGAACGACACGGAACCCGCGCCCCCGTTACCGGAACGGATGAAAATTTTGCACTGATCGAGGAACTTCATGAGGGGTATGTGAACTAAAAGGGAAAAAATATCAAATAGTCTCTGTGAGTATAAGGGACGCGGCCCTTATACTTTAGAGGATTTTGATCAGGTGCAGGGCGGTGTGCGGGCCATGACGCATCAGGGAGGATTCCTGCGTGCGCCGCCCGGTATAGAGAAAGCCCGTACGGATCAGAACCTGAGCCGATGCGGCATTATCGGCAAAGTGCGCCGCATGAACGACTTTTGAGCTGCCATGTGTACGCAGCCAGCCAAGTGCGGCGGTTACGGCCTCAGTCCCATAACCGTGGTTCTGGTACGGGTGGGCAATGAACAGGCTTAACTGCGGGCCAAAGCTGTCCTGACCTACGGTTTCGGAAAACAGCAGGACGCCAATCAGCTTGTCTCCCAACCGCACGCCCCACTTAGGGAAGCGGCGCGAATGTTGGGTCATGGCCATGCTTAAAAAGCCAAACGCATCCTCTAACGTGAACGGATGCGGGATGTCATGGGTCATGCGCGCGGTTTCCGCCGAAGCGAACACCTGCGTCAGCGCGGTGACATCAGAGAACGTCAGCAGGCTTAACACCAGGCGGTCGGTTTCAATCCGTGTCGCTGTGGGCGGCGTGTGTAATCTGGGGGGCGTTAAACTTAAGTCTCTGCCCCCGAAATCTTTCGATATCATCGGAGTGTGTCCTTAGAAAACTGAACGCGGGGCAAAGAAAAAGGGGAGCCGGTATGATCCGAACTCCCCGCTTATCGCTTTAGTTCAGATCGGGCTTAAGGGTTAAGCACGATCTGAAACATGTCTTAGATCGGCTTATTCGGCAGCAATAGCAGCCGGAATGATCGACACATAACAGCGGTTATCGCGCTTGGTAGTGAACTTCACCTGGCCGTGAGCCGTGGCGAACAGGGTGTGATCGCGGCCCATGCCGACATTTTCACCCGCGAAGAACTTGGTGCCGCGTTGACGGACAATGATGTTGCCGGAAAGGACGTTTTCAGAGCCGTACTTCTTGACGCCAAGGCGCTTGGATTCTGAATCGCGACCGTTACGCGACGAACCGCCAGATTTTTTGTGAGCCATGGTGGCCTCCTAATAAAATGGTTGTCGCTTAAGCTTCGGTGTCCGAAGCGTCGGCTTTCTTTTTGGCCGGAGCCTTTTTCGCGGGCTTTTCAGCCACAGCCACGTCAGCAACCGAAGGGGTCTCGACAGCAGCCGCAACATCACGAGGCGCGAGGTTACGGGCGCGGGCATTAAGCTCGGCCTTAGTGGTCAGCGAGACCGTGCCATCCCATGTGCCGGACTTACCTGCACCATCGATGCCGGTGACGCGGATCACGGTTTCATGCTGGCGATGGCCGCGGGTACGGCGATAGCCCTGACGACGGGTCTTCTTGAAGATCTTAACCTTGTCGCCCTTACGGGTTTCGACCAGAGTGCCAACGACGGCAGCGCCATCAACCAGCGGAGCGCCGACGACGGCACCGGCTTCGTCGCCGATCATCAGGATTTCTTCAAAACGGACTTGTGCGCCCGCTTCGCCTTCAAGCTTTTCAACGACCAGAAGGTCGCCGGCTGAAACGCGGTATTGCTTACCGCCAGTTTTAATGACCGCGTACATGGTCAAGCGCCTCTTATCTATATAGACTAATGCGCAGACCCTGAAATTAACCGAATTAGGTGACTTCAAGCCCGCGCCATAAACGGGTAACCCGACAGACGAAAAAGCCTGCCCGGCGTGAGGGGCGGACTTATACAGACGATTATTGTTGAGTCAATCGCAAAGCCGCCGCAAATCTGCATTATTGGCCGGGGTATGACCAAAAAATATCGCAAGGCACGATCAGGGCAGCGTTTGCCGCTTGATTTCAGACTTAAAAAGCATACTTAAAGCCCAACTTCTGTCCTGTATATTATCGCGAAGGCGCATTTATGGCCGATACTGCATCCGTATCCACTAAGACCCCTGTAACGGTTCTGACCGGCTATTTGGGGGCGGGCAAGACGACGCTGCTCAATCGTATTCTGTCGGAAAACCACGGTCAGAAATACGCAGTCATCGTCAATGAATTTGGCGAAATCGGTATCGACAATGACCTGATTGTGGGTGCCGACGAAGAAGTGTTTGAGATGAATAACGGCTGCGTCTGCTGCACGGTGCGCGGCGACCTGATCCGTATCCTGCAAGGGTTGATGCGCCGCAAAGGCCAGTTTGACGCCATTATCGTCGAGACCACAGGTCTGGCCGATCCGGGGCCGGTGGCGCAGACCTTTTTTGTCGATGAAGACGTTAAGGCCAGAACCTATCTGGATAGTGTGACCGCCCTTGTGGACGCCAAGCACTTTAAATCGGCGTTGGACGCCGATCGGGTGGTTAAGGAACAGATCGCGTTTGCCGATCAGGTTATCCTCAACAAGACCGATCTGGTGACGCCGGAGGAGCTTAATGAAGTTGAAGCCCGTATCCGCGGCCTGAACCCGCTGGCGACCATTCTGCGGGCTGAGCGTTCAGGTGTCGATATCAAAAGCCTGCTGAACCAGCACCGCTTTGACCTGTCGAAGATGGATGGCATCGCTAATCATGGCGACCACGGCCCGGACTGTGCCGATGATTGCGGCCATGATCATGATCACTCTCACGGGCACCACCACCATAATCCGGCCCACGGTGAGGCGGGCCATGTCCATGACGAACACTGCGGTCACGACCATCACCATCATGGTCACGCTCATGATCATGGGCATCTGAACCCGATCCATGACCATGAAATCCGCTCGGTATCTCTGTCGTCGGATAAGCCTCTGGACGGGGTGCGTTTCACCAAATGGATTGACCAGCTTCTGGCGACCAAAGGCCCGGATATTCTGCGCGCCAAGGGCATTATCGATGTGGCGGGCGAAGACAAGCGTCTGGTGTTTCAGGCAGTCCACATGATCCTTGAAGGC encodes:
- a CDS encoding GNAT family N-acetyltransferase, with the protein product MISKDFGGRDLSLTPPRLHTPPTATRIETDRLVLSLLTFSDVTALTQVFASAETARMTHDIPHPFTLEDAFGFLSMAMTQHSRRFPKWGVRLGDKLIGVLLFSETVGQDSFGPQLSLFIAHPYQNHGYGTEAVTAALGWLRTHGSSKVVHAAHFADNAASAQVLIRTGFLYTGRRTQESSLMRHGPHTALHLIKIL
- the rpmA gene encoding 50S ribosomal protein L27, with the protein product MAHKKSGGSSRNGRDSESKRLGVKKYGSENVLSGNIIVRQRGTKFFAGENVGMGRDHTLFATAHGQVKFTTKRDNRCYVSIIPAAIAAE
- a CDS encoding nicotinate-nucleotide adenylyltransferase is translated as MWFAGPAPLYHSVRPGALRTGLHLERGMTIGLFGGSFNPAHEGHAHVANTARIALGLDKIIWLVSPQNPLKSNHETAPLSDRIDAIRPFIGPRDIISDFETRIKANYTLDTLRALKARYPGVRFVWIMGGDSLASFHRWRGWTQIAHMIPMAIVSRPGALMNSRFSPTARRFAHARHPQTAAKTLARQKVPAWTYLTGPLHTASSTALRNLRRKAVT
- a CDS encoding RNA pyrophosphohydrolase; this encodes MNEDHLKAYRPNVGIVVVNRDGKVWLGHRFGMTGAYVWQFPQGGVDDGEELEPAAKRELYEETGMTSVELIGRTQDWVIYDFPPEVLAQKKIGRNFRGQKQIWFAYRFLGDDSEVNLQAHGEQEFEAWEWCDLDKVMDRVVSFKRESYRAVIDTFKPLITG
- a CDS encoding divergent polysaccharide deacetylase family protein, which gives rise to MFAKFKATSAAAGSVFGKTPAKPGLDLKTRLAPVLATLSKPYVAPSLALVVFLGLGATFIALSSDPDAGSPSIRVKMSKEKPATAAVTTDVPVAPSGADAFTIDSLGLFADAPVGMLDANGQPVDNRAVITLPGGDGSTANAPKLSAQPLPPAPISGLSQPSPQGPLPAIGPNGQTPAQAYARPFRSDGRPMVALIVGGLGINPATTKAAIEQLPADVTLSFVPYADNLQTWIDLARAQGHEVLIEIPMQPVNYPDNDTGPDTLLINTRADDLNLRLNRVLGRATGYFGVTNYQGSAFLKDRTGVGALTGSLRARGLAFIDDGQGRAIDGAAANMPRASADRIIDQSLTAAAIQAQLAGLETAAKSRGQALGTGFAYPVTVAAAIKWTQTLNQKGLQLAPASAITRR
- the obgE gene encoding GTPase ObgE, whose product is MKFLDQCKIFIRSGNGGAGSVSFRREKFIPNGGPDGGDGGKGGDVWIEAVEGLNTLIDYRYQQHFKAKTGTHGMGRQMHGANAEDIIMKVPVGTQVFEEDQETLIVDLDTAGQKYMLAKGGNGGWGNTRFKGPVNQAPTFALPGQDGEERWIWLRLKLIADAGLLGLPNAGKSTFVAASSAAKPKIADYPFTTLTPNLGVVDLGPEQRFVIADIPGLIEGASDGAGLGTRFLGHVERTKVLIHLVDGTQEDPIGAYKIIRKELKKYDPELAERPEILAINKVDAMDADARKELAKALKKAAKKTPYLISGVTGEGVRELLFVAFGIISGKSTVTEDSDDTPEAAPYTPWDN
- a CDS encoding S41 family peptidase, coding for MKKFLTGGVAALALGVGAMAYANQPVFSPKSDTYEMLELFGDVLALVQQNYVVETDDKKLIEAALEGMLSSLDPHSNYLPAEDFTDLKEKTRGSYGGLGLEVQSEDGAVKVVTPMDDTPASKAGIMSGDYITAINGTSILGQRLNDAVSQMKGEPKTDITITIVREGRDEPFDVTLTREIINVKSVKARMEGDFGYLRISSFNENTAKEARDALTELKAKHKLKGLVLDLRNNPGGLLDQSVGVADMFLEGGEVVSQRGRDTSDIVRYHAKKGDMMKGLPIVVLTNPGSASAAEIVAGALQDQKRASIVGLTTFGKGSVQSVMDLGEGRAVKLTIARYFTPSGRSIQKTGIEPDLEVAQTKEQAKIIASSAFQYSEAAYKNALDADEGKARREKHEVSEVPPEDYDTKAGDFQLARALDVLGYNGDVKMAAAHPRGKAYAAAADAKPGSRFEKKMQAKAAAAKDPVKTTPATPAAPAKPPETPAEPAKPATPKP
- a CDS encoding CobW family GTP-binding protein gives rise to the protein MADTASVSTKTPVTVLTGYLGAGKTTLLNRILSENHGQKYAVIVNEFGEIGIDNDLIVGADEEVFEMNNGCVCCTVRGDLIRILQGLMRRKGQFDAIIVETTGLADPGPVAQTFFVDEDVKARTYLDSVTALVDAKHFKSALDADRVVKEQIAFADQVILNKTDLVTPEELNEVEARIRGLNPLATILRAERSGVDIKSLLNQHRFDLSKMDGIANHGDHGPDCADDCGHDHDHSHGHHHHNPAHGEAGHVHDEHCGHDHHHHGHAHDHGHLNPIHDHEIRSVSLSSDKPLDGVRFTKWIDQLLATKGPDILRAKGIIDVAGEDKRLVFQAVHMILEGELQAPWKDSENRFSRAVFIGRHLDDAALRAGFEACIKA
- the rsfS gene encoding ribosome silencing factor; its protein translation is MTLSRQPAETAPSTLADTGDSAIDLSSLSPADGEDLALETLILNRLDDDKAQDIVCIDLRGKSSMADTLIIASGRSHRHVGALADHVLRALKDSGHGKAKIEGLPACDWVLIDVGDVVVHLFRPEVRAFYNIEKIWSVSATGTGHTVSTN
- the rlmH gene encoding 23S rRNA (pseudouridine(1915)-N(3))-methyltransferase RlmH, translating into MKLILAAVGRLGSTPENALARDYLQRASNTGRALGLGPAELLEIETKKTNKAPTKAQEAEAILAALGEGVAIVTCDERGELLTSRQIATRIDKFKDRGERKMAFVIGGADGLDPELVKTSAFSLAFGPQTWPHALVRLMLAEQMYRATTILAGSPYHRD
- a CDS encoding murein hydrolase activator EnvC family protein, with protein sequence MSAVVLVAVPVMSQSKPPLSKQAQAELDAIDARLKAAERTTETRRASARQIASEIEKLREQIVAISRQQGASEKRSAIYRAKLETLNQMEADLTRRLGAVRAKQSRLLSALQLYSRNPPPAIFVSSRRANDAVVAAIIMKEITPELKLRAAKLSEQNKTLINVRRAAALQSEALFVSESDVSEQQAKIEALIAEKYGLEDQLLREADAAERQALLLKSQSDRLRGNLPLKGLLGATKDTRLKAPLLGRKVGDFGVDGSRGLTLESAPGAQVTAPGGGTVEYAGPLDTYGQVVIVRTGADERIVLTGLGRVYVDAGQTVIAGEPVGRMPNLSSKKTELYLELRRGETPVNPNARFDLAAS
- the rplU gene encoding 50S ribosomal protein L21 — protein: MYAVIKTGGKQYRVSAGDLLVVEKLEGEAGAQVRFEEILMIGDEAGAVVGAPLVDGAAVVGTLVETRKGDKVKIFKKTRRQGYRRTRGHRQHETVIRVTGIDGAGKSGTWDGTVSLTTKAELNARARNLAPRDVAAAVETPSVADVAVAEKPAKKAPAKKKADASDTEA